The Pseudoxanthomonas sp. Root65 sequence TGGAGGCGGAACTCGGCGTCCAGTTGCTCGCGCGCAACACCCGGGGCGCGATGCTGACCGAAGCCGGCGCCACGTTGCGCGACCATGCCGCCCGCGCCTGTGCCGAAATCGATCTGGCCAAGGAGGCGATCCTGCCGGCCGACGACCTGCGTGGCCGGCTGCGGGTCTCGGTGCCGCTGTCCTTCGGTCCGACGCATTTCGCACCGGTACTCGCGAAGATGGCCAAGCGTCACCCGCGACTGCATATCCACACCGTCTACAGCGACCGCTTCGTCGACCTGATCGCGGAAGGCTTCGACTGCGCAATCCGGCTTGGCTATCTGCAGGACTCCAGCCTGCTGGCGCGGCGGGTGGGACCGATCCATGGCGCCCTCGTCGCCAGCCCCGACTACATCGAGGCGCACGGCGCTCCGGAAACGCTGCAGCAACTGCTGGCGCACGAGGCCGTCATGCAGGGCACGGAATCCTGGCGGTTGATGGACGGCGAGCAGGTCGTCAGCGTGCACCCGCGTGGCCGCTTCAAGGCCGACAACGGCACCGCACTGGTGGCGGCCGCGCTGGCGGGTCTTGGCATCGCGATGCTGCCGGATGGCCTGATCCACGAGCACGTTGCGTCGGGCGCGCTCGTGCCGGTCTTGCTGCGTCATCCGCCTGCGCCGGCCGGCATCTACGTGGTCCGTCCACCCGGCCAGCACCCGTTCGGGAAGGTGCGCGTGCTGACCGAACTGCTGATCGAGTGTTTCGAACACGTGCCGCGCATTGTAGAGCCCGGCACCTGAGACGCGCCGGCCCACGGGCTGGGGGAGCTTGTGGCGGAGCGGCGGCCCGGGATGTGTCATGCTGCCCGCGGTCGCAACGACCATGGGAGTGCATGTGATGGCCAAGGGCCTGGACAAGAAGAAAGAGACGAAGAAGAAACCCGCGAAGACCATGAAGGAAAAGCGGGCGGAGAAGAGCGAGAAGAAGGCGACGCGCGGTTTCGCGCCGACCTGAGCAGGCGGGATTGTAGTGCCGGCAAATCCCGGGTGAGCCGAGCGAACCCGGGATGCTTTCGGCGCCGTAAGCGTCCTCGCCCGCCGGGCCGCAGGATCAGCGCGGGTTGCGCATCACCCCGCCGCGGAACGTGAAGGCGGCATAGAACATCTCGATGTCGACGAAGCCTGCTTCGCGCAGCAGCGCCTCGTCCTGCGCGATGCCTTCCATCGATGACGGTCCCGTGCGGGCAGGCTCTCGCGCGGGTATCGTTGATCCAGCCCGCCCGCCCGCTCCGCCGAGGAATCGCCATGACGCCACGCCGCTTCGCCTGGATGACCCTCTTGCTGCTGGGCGGATTTGCCGGTGCGAGCGCCGCGCAGGCGCCCGCACCGGCGACGCCACGACCGGCGCAGGCCCTCAGCGAGCAGGCGGCGAAACAGGCCGGCGATCACTACCAGCGCTATTGCGCGCTGTGCCATGGCCGCGATCGCGAGGGCCACGCCAACGACCATGCGCCGTCGCTGCGTTCGCGTTCGCTGCTGGAGTCCGGCATGCCGGTGATCATCGGTGAAGCCATCGCCTACGGCCGGCCCGGCACGCCGATGGGCGGCTATGTCGATGAAGTCGGCGGGCCGATGACGCGTGCGCAGATCGTCGACATGGTGCGCTGGCTGCGCCGGGAAGCGGGTGTGCAGCCACTGGCCAGTGAACGCGGCGCGGCCTTCGATCGCGTGGCCGGCGACGTCGCCAACGGTGCGGTGGTCTACCAGCGGAACTGCGCGAGCTGCCACGGCGCGAAAGGCGAAGGCGGCACCGGCACGGCGCTGGCCAACCCCACCATGCTGGCGCTGACGCCGGACCGCTTCCTGCGGCACGCCATCGTGCAGGGGCGGCAGGGCACGCCCATGCCGGCGTTCGGCAACGTACTCAGCGAGGCGCAGATCGATGACGTCACCGCGTTCCTGCGCAGCCGCAGCACCGGCTGGACGGCCGGCAAGCAGGCGCTGCGCACACCGCCCGCTGCCGGTGACTACGTCATCAACAAGAAGGGCAGCGCACCGGACTTCGGTGCGCTGAAGGATGACCGCTACGTCAGCGCAGCGGTGCTCGATCGCGAATTGAAGGCCGGGCGCCGCATGGTGCTGCTGGACACACGCGTGGCCTCGATGTGGCAGATGGCGCACATCGAAGGCGCGGTGCCGGTGCCGTACTACAGCCGGGAGGAGGCTTTCGCGGCGCTGCCGCGCGATGGCACGTGGATCGTCGCCTACTGCGAGTGCCCGCGCGCGGCGGCCGATTCGGTGGTGAAGCGGCTGCGCGAGGAAGGAGGCTTCGAAAACACCGCCGTGCTGTGGGAAGGCATCCAGGGCTGGGTCAGCCTGGGGTATCCCGTGGTCGCGGGCGACGCGTCGAAACCTGCGGCGCCCGCGAAACCCTGACCGCGCCCGCGCGCCCTCAGTGCGGCACGCGGCGGATCTTCGACACGTCGTAACCCAGCGCCTGGATCTGGCGCACGCGCGCCTGGTAGTCGGCTTCGGGGATCTGCGGCGTGCGCGCCATCAGCCACACGTAGTCGCGCTTGCTGCGGCCGACGATGGTTTGCTGGTAGTCGGCATCGATCCAGGCGATCACGTACTCGGCCTGGATCGGCCAGACGAACTGCATGTCCCACACCGCGCCGCCGCCATCGGGCTTGACCGTACCGACCGGGTGCATGGTCTTCTCCGGCCCGTCCAGCGCGCCCTTGCGGAAGCGGAACGTGGTCTGGATGCGGCCATCCGGCAGCCTGGCGTAGGACTCCACCGCCTTGTAGGCCTCGCGCTCCGGGAAGGACGGGATGTGCGCGATGACGTACCAGTCGCCCATGAAGCGGTCCACGTCCACCGGCGCCGCGGTAGGGATGGAGGGTTTGACGTTGCCGGAACGACAGGCGGCGGTGGTCGCGATGACCAGCGCTAGCGCAAGGAGAGGCAGGGTACGCATGTCAGTGCTCCCGGGCCGGACGCTGGAAGCGGTAATGCGCCACCAGCCATTCCTGGCCGTTGCGATAGCCGAACAGTTCGGCGCAGGCCATCCAGAACATGCGCCAGCGCTGGTTCCACAGCGCGGCGGCATCGCCGTAGGCCTCGCGCAGCACGGCCATCACCGCGTCGCGGTTGGCATCGTGCAGGGCCAGCCAGTGGTTGGCGGTGCGCTGGTAGTGCGTGCCATCCAGCAGCCAGCGCTCCTGCAGGTGCAGGTGGTCCTGGAAGAACAGCAGCAGGTCGGCCGACGGCATCATGCCGCCGGTGAAGAAATGCCGGCCCATCCAGTTGTCCTCACCCTGCGTCTCGAACGGATACATCAGGTGGCGATGCACGAAGATGTGCACGAACAGCGCGCCGCCCGGCCGCAGCGCGTCGTGGATGCGCCGCATCAGCGCGGCGTGGTTGCTGACATGCTCGAACATCTCCACCGACACGCAGCGGTCGAAGGCCTGCTGTTCCAGCTGCAGCTGGTTGACGTCGCAGGTGATGGCGCGCACGTTGCCCAGGCCGCGTTCGTTGCAGCGCGCCTCGATGAACTGGCGCTGCGAGTGCGAGTTGGACACGGCGGTGATGCGCGCGTTCGGATAACGCTCGGCCATCCACAGGGTCAGCGAGCCCCAGCCGCAGCCCAGTTCCAGGATGTCCTGGCCGTCGGCCAGCGCGGCGCGTTCGCCGTACAGCGCCAGCATCGCCTCTTCGGCCTGGTCCAGCGTCTCGTCGCCGGTCGGGTAGTAGCAACTGCTGTACTTCAGCCGATGGCCGAGGCAGTGGCGGAAGAAGTCCGCCGGCAGTTCGTAGTGCTGGCGGTTGGCCGCGTCCGTGTGCACCGCCAGCGCGCCCTGCTTTAGCGCACGCAGCCGATGCGCGAGCAGGGCCGACTGCGCTTCCTGGCCGCCCACGCTCTCGTCGCGCAGGCGCTGCGCGCACAACTGGCGGATGCCGGCGCGGATCGCCGCATCGGGCAACAGGCCGCGTTCGGCCAGGCCGAGCAGGCCGGGAGCGGCGCGATCGGCCGCCAGTTCGTCCACCATTGCGTTCATCGTGTCGCCTCCTTGGTGGCGGGTTTGGGAAACCAGGGGAACAGCATCGGCGTGGTGCGCTGGTACTCGCGGTACTCCTCGCCGCGCGTGCGCAGGGCCTGCGCCTCGGTATAGGGGATGCCGCTGATCCAGCGCAGGAACACGTACATCACCACCGGTCCGCACCACGACAGCCACGCCCAGGGCGAGCCGACCGCGAGCGCGATGTACGCGAACCAGTGCAGCCACTCGAAGAAGTAGTTGGGATGGCGCGAATAGCGCCACAACCCGTCACGGCAGGTCTTGCCGCGGTTGGCCGGGTTGGCGCGGAAGCGCGCCAGTTGGGCGTCGGCGATCGCTTCGCCGGCGACGCTGCCGATCCAGATCGCCACCGCCAATACGATCCACGGCCACGCCGTGTCCACCGGGCTGCGCGCGACCGCAGCGAAGGGCAGGGCGAATAGCACCACCAGCAGCGCCTGCGCCATGAAGAACAGGAAGAACTTGCCCTGGTGCCCCTGCCAATGCTCGCGCAGGTAGCGGTAGCGGCCATCTTCCGGCTCGCTGCGTACGCGATGCCAAAGGTGCAGGGCCAATCGTGCACCCCACACGCCGCCGAGCACCGCCAGCGTCGCCCGCGCCTGCCATGCGCCGTCGCCCAGCGCCGCCAGCAGCACCGCACTGCCACCGACGCAGGCCGACCACAGCACGTCGACGATGCCGGCATTGTCGTGGCGTCGCTGCCACCACCAGCCGAGCGTCATCACTGCGGCGGCGAGCACGGCGACCAGGCCGAGCGAATGCAGCGCGCTCATGCGGCCTCCGGGTGGCCGGGACGCGCCATCAGCAGGTGCGATACGCCGATGGATCGCTCGAGGAAGCCGCCTTCGCAGTAAGCCAGATAGAACTCCCACAGGCGGATGAAGCGCTCGTCGAACCCCTGTGCGCGCACCTCGGGCAGGCGGGTCATGAAGCGGCGCCGCCACGCGCGCAGCGTGTACGCGTACGACAGGCCGAAGTCTTCCTGGTGCACCACCTGCAGATCGCTGGCGCGGGTCTTGGCGGCGTACATGGCGTTGAGCGAGGGAATGAAGCTGCCCGGGAAGACGAAGCGCTTGATGTAGTCCACCGCATCGCGCGCCTGCACATAGCGGTGGTCCTCGATGGTGATGGCCTGCAGCAGCGCCTGTCCGCCCGGACGCAGCAGCGTGCCGAGCTTGCCGAAGAACGTCTCCAGGTACCGCGCGCCGATCGCCTCGATCATCTCGATCGAGACCAGCTTGTCGTACGTGCCCTGCAGATCGCGGTAGTCCTGCAGCAGCAAGGTCACCCGGTCCTCCAGGCCGGCGGCGGCCACGCGTGCGCTGGCCAGCGCATGCTGCTCGCGCGAGATCGTGGTGGTGGTGACGTGGGCGCCGTAATGGCGCGCCGCGTGCAGGGCGAACCCGCCCCAGCCGGTACCGATCTCGACCACCCGATCGCCCGGCGACAGCCCCAGCTTGCGGCAGACCGCGTCCAGCTTGCGGTACGAGGCGGTGTCCAGGTCGTCGTCCGGCGAGGCGAACATCGCCGACGAATACATCAGGTCCGGCGACAGGAACAGGGCGAAGAAGTCGTTGCCCAGATCGTAGTGCGCGGCGATGTTGCGCCGGCTGCCTTCACGCGTATTGCGGCGCAATGCATGCCAGCTGCGCAACGCCCAGCCACCCAGCCGCGCCAGGCCGGTCTCCATGCCGTCCAACAGGGCACGGTTGCGTACCAGCAGGCGTACCAGGCCGACCAGGTCGTCACAGCGCCAGTGACCGGCGATGTAGGCCTCGCCGGCGCCAACGCTGCCCTGCGCGGCCACGGCGCGGTAGAACGCCGGCTCGTCGATCCACAGGTGGACGGTCGGCAGCGCTCCGTCGCCGGACTTGCCGAACCGGTGCTCGCCCAGCGCATCACTGACCACCAGGACGCCATGGTCCAGCGCATCCAGGCGCGCCAGCAGCTGCGAGCGCAGCAGTCGGTCGAGCGCGCCGTAGGACGGTGCAGTGGAAATGTCGACGATCTGGTTCATGGGGTCTCGCGGGCAAGGGGGGAGTGGTCGTGTACGGGTGTCCGCTTCAGCCAGAGGCGCAGCGCCTGCCAGTGGATGCCGCCGATCACCTGCGCGGTCATCAACGGATAGCGCCACAGCACGCGTGCCAGCGACGCGCCATCCAAGGGTCGTCTGAGCAGCGTCAGCGTGGCGTCGAAGGCGCGCTGTCCCTCGCGATCCACCTGCATGTGCACACGCAGCGCCTCGTCGGGCGTGCCGAAACGCCAGCGGTAAGCGCAGTCCATCGGCAGGAACGGCGACACGTGGAAGGCCTTGTCGAACCCCCATTCCCAGCCGTCGCCCTGCGGCACGCCATCGCGTACCGGCAAGACGTAGCTGTGGCGTTCGCGCCAGGGCGTGTTGGTGATTTCGGCGAGCACCGCGTCCAGCGTGGTGCCGTCGGGCCGGAAGCAGTAGTAGAAACTCACCGGGTTGAAGACGTAGCCGCCGTAGCGCAGGTGCGTGAGCAGGCGCACGGGCCCCTGCGGGCGATGACCGAGCTGGCGCTCGACGCGGTCGCGCACGGCCTCGGCCAGCGGCCGGTCGTGCGGCGCCAGGTAATCGCTGCGGCGGAATTCGGCCAGGTTGCGGCGGTCCACCGACCACAGCCAGCGCCGGTCGAACACGCGGTCGAGTTCGTCCAGGTCCAGGTACAGCTGCGCCATGCGGTAGCGGAACGCATGCGGCCGCGGCGTGTGCCGGCGGTGGCGCACCCAGCCTTCGTACAAGGCGCTGGCGAGCGGTGCGCTCATGCCAGCACCAGCGCGTCTTCGCGCAAGGACATCGCCGCATGCCGTGCCTCTAACTCATTCACCAGTTCATGCGCACTGCGGATCCCGTCCTCATGGAAGCCCCAGCCCCAGTAGGCGCCGGCGAACCACGTGCGCCGCTGTCCCTGGATCTCCGCCTTGCGGTGTTGCGCGGCGACCATGGCGTGGTCGTAGACGGGATGGCGGTAGTGCATGCGGCGCAGGATGCGGGCCGGGTCGATTGCGTCGCTGCGGTTGAGCGTTACCACGAACGGCTCCGGCGACGCGATGCCCTGCAGCAGGTTCATGCAGTAGCTGACCGTACACGGCGCCGATGGGTCACGCGGCACATGCGCGTTCCATGCGGCCCACGCCTTGCGGCGGCGCGGCAGCAGGCGCGCATCGGTATGCAGCACGGTGTCGTTGGACTGGTAGCGGATCGCGCCGAGGATGTCGCGTTCGCGGCCGTCGGCATCGTGCAGCAGGCGCAGCGCGTCGTCGCTGTGGCAGGCCATCACCACCTGGTCGAAGCGCTCTGTGCCGGCGGCCGTCACCACCTCTACCTGCTCCGCCTGGCGCAGCACCGCACTGACCGGCGTGGCCACGCGCTCCTGCACGCGCCACCGGCGCCGCAAGGCCTCCACGTAGGTCGCCGAGCCCCCGGTCACCACGCGCCACGGCGAGCGCTCGCCCAGCGTCAGCATGTGGTGGTTGGCCATGAACTGCACCAGATAGCGCGCCGGAAACGCCAGGATGCCCTGCGGCGGCGACGACCACAGGGCGGACGCCATCGGCACCAGATGCTCGTCGCGGAATGCGGCACCGTAGCCGCCCTGCTGCAGGTAGTCGCCCAGCGTCGGACCGGTGTCGTCGCCCTCCAGCAGGGCGGGCGCCTCGCGGTAGAAGCGGGCCAGGTCGCGCAACATGCCCCAGAAGCGCGGCGACACCAGGTTGCGGCGCTGGCAGAACAACGTGTCCAGCGAGGTCGCGTTGTACTCCCTGCCGCTGCGCTCGCTGTGCACGGCGAAGCTCATCGTGGTCGACTGCGAGGCCACCCCGAGTTCGTCGAACAACCCGCACAGCAGCGGATAGTGGTGCGGATTGAAGACGATGAAACCGCTGTCGATCCGGTACTCGCGCCCCGCCTGTTCGACCGTGTGCGTATGCGTGTGCCCGCCGAGGTAGTCGTTCGCCTCGAACAGCACCACCTCGTGCCGCTGCGACAGCCACCACGCCGACGCGAGTCCGGCGATGCCCGATCCGATGACCGCGATGCGCATGCTCAGCGCCTCGCCTTGGCCAACACCCACGCGGGCACCGGCTTGAGGTCGCGCACCAGCCCCAGCAGCGCCATCGCGCGCAGGCCGTACCAGGTGAGGTCGATCTCCCACCAGCGGAAGCCCTGGCGTGCGGTGCCGGGGAAGAAGTGGTGGTTGTTGTGCCAGCCCTCGCCGAAGGTCAGCAGCGCCAGCCACAGGTTGTTGCGGCTGTCGTCGCGCGTGTCGAAGCGGCGGCGGCCGAAGCGGTGGGCCAGCGAATTGATGGTGACCGTCGCATGGAACAGCACGACGGTCGACACGAAGAAGCCCCACACCAGCAGTTGCGGACCGCTGGTGCCCAGGTGCGGGGCCACGCGTTCCAGCAGCGCGCCTACGCCGAACAAGGCGGAGGCCAGCAGCACCGGCACCACGGTGTCGTAGCGGTCCAGCCAGCGCAGCTCCGGGTAGCGTGCCAGGTCGGGGATGCGCGACCAGTCCGTGCGGAAGCCACCGCGGGTGAGGAACCAGCCCGCATGGCTCCACCAGAAGCCATGCACGCCGGGGGAGTGCGGGTCGGCCGCCGTGTCGGCGTGGCGATGGTGGTTGCGGTGGTGGGCGGCCCACCACAGCGGTCCGCGCTGCACGCTGGACGCGCCGATCAGCGCGAACACGAACTGCAGCACGCGCGAGGTGCGGAAGGTGCGGTGCGAGAAGTAGCGATGGTAGAAGCCGGTGATGGCGAACATGCGCACGGCGTACAGCGCCAGTGCGACGATCAGCGCGATGGGCGACACGCCCACCCACAGCACCGCCACGCAGGCCAGGTGCATGCCGATGAAGGGCAAGGCCCGCAACCAGTCGATGCGGGCCGCCTGCGCGTCATCGTCCTGTACGTCCTCCGTGTCGAACCAGCGGCGAATCGCGGCAAAGCCGCGCCGCGCCGGCGGAGGGGTGGGGGAGTCGCTTGCCGGCATCACGGGGGTCTCGATTGCGTCGACCCATACTACGGACCAAGTCGTGCATTGGATGCGTGACGGCCGGTCATCCCGCGCATGCGCGTACCAGCGGCGTCGCCAACGCGGCCTGCAGCGCCTGCGTCGTGGCGGGTGCCGCCGGCTGCGGAAACACGATGCGCACATCCTGGTGCCGGCCCTTGCTGTCGCGGATCGTGGCGATGCCGGCGAATTCCAGCAGGCGCTGGTCGGCGTTGGCGTAGGTCAGCTGCATGGTCGGGGCGACGAAGCCGTACCAACGGTCCAGCTTCATCGACATGCGCTGGGCGGGAGTACCGTTCCAGCGCACCACCGGCCCGGGGTCCAGCTTCACCGGGACGAACGCGAAGCGGCTGGGCAGCAGGAACGGCTGGGTCACGTCGCGCCCTGCACGCAACGCGTCCCAGTGCAGGCGCACGCTGGCGTCGAAGCCGGCATCGATCACCGCGCCTGCCGGCATCGGCACCACCTGTTCCCGGGTGCGGGCATCGGACGTTTCCCTGACGTACACCACGCGTCCCCGCTCGCTGCTGCGGACGCCTTCCCGGTAACCGTCGCGGGCATCCTCGAAGTCGAAATCCGGGGCTTGCGCGGCGCCACGTTCCACCACGGTCTTGCGCGCGAACGCGCGGCCATCCGGGCAGCGGTAGAGCACCAGGCGCCGGGCCGCGCCATCCTGCCGGTACCGCCAGTGCGACTCGCGGTACACCACGGCCTCGCTCTTGCGTGCGTAGGCCGTGGCCTCCTGACGCAGGATGTCCGCGTTCGCCAGCGCGAGGGGGCTGGCCAGGGTCAGGACGGCCGACAGGAGCAGGGTGGACGGCGTGCGGTCGGTCATGGCGTGGACGCATTCATTTAGACCGGCAGGCATACGCGGCCCGGCCGCGGACGGATGCGCCGGCACCCGGGCGGGACACTGCATCCGAAGCCCGGTCATCTTCGTAGAGGCCGCCATCACGAGCCGCAACCGGACCTGGCTTACCATGCCCACCGACCTCACAAGGAGACCGTCGCCCCTGCGGGCGGCCCGGCCCGTGTCCACGCCCATCCCCGTCACGCGCGACGTCCACGACTGGACCGGCGACATGCTTGCGGTCGCCCGGCAGCGCTGCCGTGGCAGCTTCATGCGTATCTACGACCACTTCATGCCGCGGCTGTGCCTGTATCTGCGCGGCTTGGGCAGCCCCGAAGCGGTGGCCGAGGAACTGGCGCAGGAAGCGCTGCTGCGGCTGTGGCAGCGGGCCGACATGTACGACCCGCAGCAGGGCGCGGTGTCCACCTGGCTGTTCCGCATCGGCCGCAACCTGCATATCGACCGCGTGCGGCGCGAGCCGGGCTGGGTGCAGATCCTGGAGGACGGCGGCCCGGCGAGCGACGAGGAACTGGCGCGGCCGTTCACCTCGGCCGAGGACCATGCCGAGCATGCCCACCTGCAGCGCCGCATCGAGGATCTTCCTGCCGTGCAGGCGCGGCTGATGCGCATGTCGTACTTCGAAGCCAAGAGCCACCAGGAAATCGCCGACGAGCTGCAGATGCCGCTGGGCACCGTGAAGTCGCACCTGCGCCGCGCCTTCCTGCGGCTGCAGGGCCAAGTAAGAGGTCAATCGTGAACCCGCACCATCATCTCGATCCTTCCACCGTGGTCAGCTACGCCGCCGGCGCGCTGGCGGTCGAAGTGGCGATCGTGGCCGCCACCCATCTGGAGACCTGCGCGCACTGCCGCGCGAGGGTAGACGAGGCCGAGCGCTTCGGCGGCCAACTGGTCGAACAGCAGCAGCCCGTCGTCGCCGATCCGGCGCGGCAGGCCAGCTTGCGCGCATCCATCCTCGACCGTCTGGACGAGGCGCCCGCACCGGCGTCGGCACCTCTCCCGCGCGGCGCACCGTACGAGGACGACGACCGCCTGCCCGCGCCGCTGCATCCCTACTTCGGCGCCTCCTACCGCGCGCTCAAGTGGCGCTGGATGGCACCCGGCGTGCATTGCATCCGCGCGCCCAACACCAAGGCCGGCACGCTGCTGCTGTTGAAGATCGGCCCGGGCCGCAGCATGCCCGTGCACAGCCATGGCGGCACCGAGCTCACCCAGATCCTGCGCGGCGCCTATCACGACGCGCTGGGCCACTTCGCACCGGGCGACGTCGCCGACCTCGACAGCGACGTCGAACACCAGCCGGTCACCGTGCCAGGTACCGCCTGCATCTGCGTGTCGGCCCTCGACGCGCCGCTGCGCTTCCCCGGGTGGTTCGCGCGCAAGCTGCAGCCGCTGTTCAAGCTGTAGGCGCACGAGCCGGCGTCTTGCCGGAATCGCCCTGATCGCCTAGCGTCTGCACAGCGAAGCAAGGAGTGCGGGCGATGAAGGCGCAGGGATGGCGGGGGTGGATGCGTAGCGTGGTTGTACTGATCGGGATAACCGCATCCGCGGCCGCAGTGGCCGCGCCGCCATGGTCGAGCATCGGTGACCGTATGCACTATGTGCTCGAGGGTGGCGGCGATGCGCTTTCGGAAGCAGGGGCATCGCTCACGGTGCAATCGACACCGGGCGACACCAGCGGCTTCGGTGGGGCGGCTGCCGTCATCGAGGCCGCGCCTTACCGGCAGAAGCGGGTCCGCCTGTCGGGCATGATCAGTACGAAAGACGTCGCCGGCAGCGCGGGCCTGTGGCTGCGTGCAGACGCTGCGTCGGGTTCGGTGTCGTTCGCCAACAGCCAGCGAACGCCGGTGTCCGGCAATGCGGACGCGCAGCTGCGCGAGATCGAGATCTACGTCCCCGCCCATGCCGACAAGTTGCTGGTTGGCCCGCTGTT is a genomic window containing:
- a CDS encoding sigma-70 family RNA polymerase sigma factor, with protein sequence MLAVARQRCRGSFMRIYDHFMPRLCLYLRGLGSPEAVAEELAQEALLRLWQRADMYDPQQGAVSTWLFRIGRNLHIDRVRREPGWVQILEDGGPASDEELARPFTSAEDHAEHAHLQRRIEDLPAVQARLMRMSYFEAKSHQEIADELQMPLGTVKSHLRRAFLRLQGQVRGQS
- a CDS encoding acyl-CoA desaturase, producing MPASDSPTPPPARRGFAAIRRWFDTEDVQDDDAQAARIDWLRALPFIGMHLACVAVLWVGVSPIALIVALALYAVRMFAITGFYHRYFSHRTFRTSRVLQFVFALIGASSVQRGPLWWAAHHRNHHRHADTAADPHSPGVHGFWWSHAGWFLTRGGFRTDWSRIPDLARYPELRWLDRYDTVVPVLLASALFGVGALLERVAPHLGTSGPQLLVWGFFVSTVVLFHATVTINSLAHRFGRRRFDTRDDSRNNLWLALLTFGEGWHNNHHFFPGTARQGFRWWEIDLTWYGLRAMALLGLVRDLKPVPAWVLAKARR
- a CDS encoding LysR family transcriptional regulator, which gives rise to MDIEELRTFVEVAVAGGVSPAARRLGVSKSIVSRRLARLEAELGVQLLARNTRGAMLTEAGATLRDHAARACAEIDLAKEAILPADDLRGRLRVSVPLSFGPTHFAPVLAKMAKRHPRLHIHTVYSDRFVDLIAEGFDCAIRLGYLQDSSLLARRVGPIHGALVASPDYIEAHGAPETLQQLLAHEAVMQGTESWRLMDGEQVVSVHPRGRFKADNGTALVAAALAGLGIAMLPDGLIHEHVASGALVPVLLRHPPAPAGIYVVRPPGQHPFGKVRVLTELLIECFEHVPRIVEPGT
- a CDS encoding DUF1365 domain-containing protein: MSAPLASALYEGWVRHRRHTPRPHAFRYRMAQLYLDLDELDRVFDRRWLWSVDRRNLAEFRRSDYLAPHDRPLAEAVRDRVERQLGHRPQGPVRLLTHLRYGGYVFNPVSFYYCFRPDGTTLDAVLAEITNTPWRERHSYVLPVRDGVPQGDGWEWGFDKAFHVSPFLPMDCAYRWRFGTPDEALRVHMQVDREGQRAFDATLTLLRRPLDGASLARVLWRYPLMTAQVIGGIHWQALRLWLKRTPVHDHSPLARETP
- a CDS encoding lipocalin family protein, producing the protein MRTLPLLALALVIATTAACRSGNVKPSIPTAAPVDVDRFMGDWYVIAHIPSFPEREAYKAVESYARLPDGRIQTTFRFRKGALDGPEKTMHPVGTVKPDGGGAVWDMQFVWPIQAEYVIAWIDADYQQTIVGRSKRDYVWLMARTPQIPEADYQARVRQIQALGYDVSKIRRVPH
- a CDS encoding c-type cytochrome → MTPRRFAWMTLLLLGGFAGASAAQAPAPATPRPAQALSEQAAKQAGDHYQRYCALCHGRDREGHANDHAPSLRSRSLLESGMPVIIGEAIAYGRPGTPMGGYVDEVGGPMTRAQIVDMVRWLRREAGVQPLASERGAAFDRVAGDVANGAVVYQRNCASCHGAKGEGGTGTALANPTMLALTPDRFLRHAIVQGRQGTPMPAFGNVLSEAQIDDVTAFLRSRSTGWTAGKQALRTPPAAGDYVINKKGSAPDFGALKDDRYVSAAVLDRELKAGRRMVLLDTRVASMWQMAHIEGAVPVPYYSREEAFAALPRDGTWIVAYCECPRAAADSVVKRLREEGGFENTAVLWEGIQGWVSLGYPVVAGDASKPAAPAKP
- a CDS encoding cyclopropane-fatty-acyl-phospholipid synthase family protein; translation: MNQIVDISTAPSYGALDRLLRSQLLARLDALDHGVLVVSDALGEHRFGKSGDGALPTVHLWIDEPAFYRAVAAQGSVGAGEAYIAGHWRCDDLVGLVRLLVRNRALLDGMETGLARLGGWALRSWHALRRNTREGSRRNIAAHYDLGNDFFALFLSPDLMYSSAMFASPDDDLDTASYRKLDAVCRKLGLSPGDRVVEIGTGWGGFALHAARHYGAHVTTTTISREQHALASARVAAAGLEDRVTLLLQDYRDLQGTYDKLVSIEMIEAIGARYLETFFGKLGTLLRPGGQALLQAITIEDHRYVQARDAVDYIKRFVFPGSFIPSLNAMYAAKTRASDLQVVHQEDFGLSYAYTLRAWRRRFMTRLPEVRAQGFDERFIRLWEFYLAYCEGGFLERSIGVSHLLMARPGHPEAA
- a CDS encoding cyclopropane-fatty-acyl-phospholipid synthase family protein, coding for MNAMVDELAADRAAPGLLGLAERGLLPDAAIRAGIRQLCAQRLRDESVGGQEAQSALLAHRLRALKQGALAVHTDAANRQHYELPADFFRHCLGHRLKYSSCYYPTGDETLDQAEEAMLALYGERAALADGQDILELGCGWGSLTLWMAERYPNARITAVSNSHSQRQFIEARCNERGLGNVRAITCDVNQLQLEQQAFDRCVSVEMFEHVSNHAALMRRIHDALRPGGALFVHIFVHRHLMYPFETQGEDNWMGRHFFTGGMMPSADLLLFFQDHLHLQERWLLDGTHYQRTANHWLALHDANRDAVMAVLREAYGDAAALWNQRWRMFWMACAELFGYRNGQEWLVAHYRFQRPAREH
- a CDS encoding DUF1295 domain-containing protein codes for the protein MSALHSLGLVAVLAAAVMTLGWWWQRRHDNAGIVDVLWSACVGGSAVLLAALGDGAWQARATLAVLGGVWGARLALHLWHRVRSEPEDGRYRYLREHWQGHQGKFFLFFMAQALLVVLFALPFAAVARSPVDTAWPWIVLAVAIWIGSVAGEAIADAQLARFRANPANRGKTCRDGLWRYSRHPNYFFEWLHWFAYIALAVGSPWAWLSWCGPVVMYVFLRWISGIPYTEAQALRTRGEEYREYQRTTPMLFPWFPKPATKEATR
- a CDS encoding ChrR family anti-sigma-E factor — encoded protein: MNPHHHLDPSTVVSYAAGALAVEVAIVAATHLETCAHCRARVDEAERFGGQLVEQQQPVVADPARQASLRASILDRLDEAPAPASAPLPRGAPYEDDDRLPAPLHPYFGASYRALKWRWMAPGVHCIRAPNTKAGTLLLLKIGPGRSMPVHSHGGTELTQILRGAYHDALGHFAPGDVADLDSDVEHQPVTVPGTACICVSALDAPLRFPGWFARKLQPLFKL
- a CDS encoding FAD-dependent oxidoreductase codes for the protein MRIAVIGSGIAGLASAWWLSQRHEVVLFEANDYLGGHTHTHTVEQAGREYRIDSGFIVFNPHHYPLLCGLFDELGVASQSTTMSFAVHSERSGREYNATSLDTLFCQRRNLVSPRFWGMLRDLARFYREAPALLEGDDTGPTLGDYLQQGGYGAAFRDEHLVPMASALWSSPPQGILAFPARYLVQFMANHHMLTLGERSPWRVVTGGSATYVEALRRRWRVQERVATPVSAVLRQAEQVEVVTAAGTERFDQVVMACHSDDALRLLHDADGRERDILGAIRYQSNDTVLHTDARLLPRRRKAWAAWNAHVPRDPSAPCTVSYCMNLLQGIASPEPFVVTLNRSDAIDPARILRRMHYRHPVYDHAMVAAQHRKAEIQGQRRTWFAGAYWGWGFHEDGIRSAHELVNELEARHAAMSLREDALVLA